A window of Chitinophagales bacterium contains these coding sequences:
- the metH gene encoding methionine synthase — MQDTIVIKPYLRLSGLEPLQIRPETNFINVGERTNVTGSKKFARLIRENKYEEALSVARQQVESGAQVLDVNMDDALLDGVQAMTTFLNLVQSEPDIARIPIMIDSSKFEIIEAGLKCVQGKAIVNSISMKEGEEKFIQQAEICKLFGAAVIVMAFDEKGQADTKDRKVEICHRAYTILTKKLGYDPQDIIFDPNIFAVATGLEEHNNYGVDFIQATSEIKQLMPLTKVSGGVSNLSFSFRGNDHVREAMHSVFLYHAIKAGMDMGIVNAGQLVVYDEIEPKLRDLCEDVILNRNNTNNEATEKLIAFAETVKAKGKEEVKNEAWRQGTVEERLTHALVNGIADYIEQDTEEARQKYPAPLTVIEGPLMDGMNVVGDLFGAGKMFLPQVVKSARVMKKSVAVLTPYIEAEKEEKRRNLEISGGQSVEAKGAAKVLLATVKGDVHDIGKNIVGVVLGCNGYDIIDMGVMVPADKILDTAEKEKVDIIGLSGLITPSLDEMVHVAHEMKRRGMKQPLLIGGATTSRMHTAVKIAPQYDHGVLHVLDASRSVTAVSTLLSEDQKSTFLGQTTKEYDELRQQFLNKQKNRSLIPYKEAKVTKEYFDWKNYKPTTPAVNGVKVIKGADLGIIAEYIDWGPFFIGWEMPGHFPEVLSDKIFGQEATRLYADAQALVKKIVAEKWFSADGVIGFWPALSNNEDTVTLQTEKGEVKLEMLRQQLKKAVGQPNFSLADFVMPAQGTHTDYMGAFAVTIHGAKKHVDRFAADHDEYNKIMVQILADRFVEAFAEYLHAGTRKEYWGYDKEEKLTNEELIREKYKGIRPAPGYPACPDHTEKIKLFDLLNVSENIGIELTESLAMNPPASVCGWYIAHPQSHYFGLGKISRDQLEDYAKRKGMNLDEAEKWLRPVLE; from the coding sequence GTACTGGATGTGAACATGGATGACGCCCTTCTTGACGGCGTACAGGCCATGACCACCTTCCTCAACCTGGTGCAAAGCGAACCCGATATCGCGCGTATCCCCATCATGATCGACTCATCGAAATTTGAGATCATTGAAGCGGGACTGAAATGCGTACAAGGCAAGGCCATCGTGAACTCCATCTCCATGAAGGAAGGAGAGGAAAAATTTATTCAACAGGCGGAGATATGCAAACTATTTGGCGCCGCCGTGATCGTGATGGCCTTTGATGAAAAAGGTCAGGCCGATACAAAAGACCGTAAGGTAGAGATTTGTCACCGCGCCTATACCATACTTACCAAGAAGCTGGGTTACGACCCGCAAGACATCATATTTGACCCCAACATCTTTGCAGTAGCCACCGGTTTGGAAGAACATAACAACTACGGTGTTGATTTTATCCAGGCTACCAGTGAGATCAAACAACTCATGCCTTTGACCAAGGTATCGGGTGGGGTGAGCAATCTCTCCTTCTCCTTCCGGGGCAATGACCATGTACGGGAGGCCATGCACAGCGTTTTCCTCTATCATGCCATTAAAGCCGGTATGGATATGGGGATCGTGAATGCGGGCCAGTTGGTGGTATATGATGAAATTGAACCCAAACTCCGGGATCTCTGTGAAGACGTGATCCTGAACCGGAACAATACGAACAACGAGGCAACGGAAAAACTGATCGCTTTTGCTGAAACAGTAAAAGCCAAAGGCAAGGAAGAAGTAAAAAATGAGGCCTGGAGACAGGGCACGGTGGAAGAAAGACTGACGCATGCCCTGGTAAACGGGATTGCAGATTATATTGAACAGGATACAGAAGAAGCCCGGCAGAAATACCCGGCTCCGCTCACCGTGATCGAAGGGCCCCTGATGGATGGTATGAATGTGGTGGGTGACCTTTTTGGCGCTGGTAAAATGTTCCTGCCCCAGGTAGTAAAAAGCGCCCGGGTGATGAAAAAATCAGTAGCTGTACTTACCCCCTATATTGAAGCAGAGAAAGAAGAGAAAAGAAGAAACCTGGAAATAAGTGGTGGGCAATCCGTAGAAGCCAAAGGAGCCGCTAAGGTTTTATTGGCCACAGTAAAAGGTGATGTACACGATATTGGTAAAAACATTGTGGGTGTGGTTCTGGGTTGTAATGGATATGACATCATTGATATGGGCGTGATGGTGCCAGCCGATAAGATCCTGGATACCGCGGAAAAAGAAAAGGTAGATATCATTGGACTGAGTGGTTTGATCACCCCTTCCCTGGATGAAATGGTGCATGTTGCCCATGAAATGAAACGCCGGGGGATGAAACAACCCCTGCTGATCGGTGGAGCCACTACCTCCCGGATGCATACAGCCGTGAAGATCGCGCCACAATATGATCATGGAGTGCTGCATGTACTTGACGCCTCCCGAAGTGTGACAGCCGTAAGCACCCTGCTGAGTGAAGACCAGAAATCAACATTTCTTGGTCAGACCACAAAGGAATATGATGAACTCCGTCAGCAGTTCCTCAACAAACAAAAGAACAGGTCACTGATCCCTTACAAGGAAGCCAAAGTGACCAAAGAATATTTTGATTGGAAGAATTACAAACCAACTACCCCGGCGGTGAATGGGGTGAAGGTGATAAAAGGCGCCGATCTGGGTATCATTGCGGAATATATCGATTGGGGTCCCTTCTTTATTGGTTGGGAAATGCCCGGTCACTTCCCCGAAGTATTATCCGATAAGATCTTTGGCCAGGAAGCAACAAGGCTCTACGCCGATGCTCAAGCCCTGGTAAAAAAGATCGTTGCCGAAAAATGGTTTAGTGCCGATGGCGTCATTGGTTTCTGGCCCGCCTTAAGCAATAATGAAGATACTGTGACCCTGCAAACGGAGAAGGGTGAGGTGAAATTGGAAATGCTCCGGCAGCAGTTGAAAAAAGCCGTGGGTCAGCCAAATTTCTCCTTGGCAGATTTCGTAATGCCTGCGCAGGGTACCCATACCGACTACATGGGCGCCTTTGCCGTAACGATTCATGGCGCTAAAAAACATGTGGACCGTTTTGCAGCCGACCACGATGAATACAACAAGATCATGGTCCAGATACTGGCCGATCGGTTTGTAGAGGCTTTTGCCGAATACCTCCACGCGGGTACCCGCAAGGAGTATTGGGGCTATGATAAAGAAGAGAAATTAACTAACGAAGAACTCATTCGCGAAAAATACAAGGGCATTCGCCCGGCACCGGGTTACCCGGCCTGCCCCGATCATACCGAAAAGATCAAACTATTTGATCTCCTCAATGTATCCGAGAACATTGGCATTGAACTCACCGAAAGCCTCGCGATGAATCCACCCGCTTCCGTATGTGGCTGGTATATCGCCCACCCGCAAAGTCACTATTTTGGCTTGGGAAAAATTTCCCGCGATCAACTGGAAGACTATGCAAAACGGAAAGGCATGAATTTGGATGAGGCAGAGAAATGGTTACGGCCGGTATTGGAGTAG
- a CDS encoding RDD family protein, which translates to MSEQDELNQPTPEPGLFDDYLSQQQYVEATMGQRFVNYLIDNLLMRFALSYLTSTVVGALLGILFPEYMNRIIVEQTSWDLLVLSYAVAIVNYLFYYTICEKAFRGYTLGKLISGTRAIREDGGELTFKDAILRTLSRLVPFEVFSAFGTRPWHDSWTKTIVIKAR; encoded by the coding sequence ATGAGCGAACAGGATGAACTGAACCAACCTACCCCGGAGCCGGGACTTTTTGACGACTACCTGTCACAACAACAGTATGTAGAGGCCACCATGGGTCAGCGTTTTGTGAATTACCTGATCGATAATCTGTTGATGCGTTTTGCCTTAAGTTATCTTACCAGCACGGTCGTTGGGGCGCTTCTGGGTATCCTCTTTCCGGAATACATGAACCGGATCATTGTTGAACAAACGAGTTGGGATCTTCTGGTCCTGAGTTATGCGGTAGCCATTGTCAATTATCTTTTCTATTATACCATTTGCGAGAAGGCATTTCGGGGATATACCTTGGGCAAATTGATCTCCGGCACTCGTGCTATTCGGGAGGATGGTGGAGAACTAACCTTCAAGGATGCGATATTGCGCACCCTTTCCCGTCTGGTACCGTTTGAAGTCTTTAGCGCTTTTGGTACAAGGCCCTGGCATGATTCATGGACGAAAACAATAGTTATTAAAGCCAGGTAA